One Elaeis guineensis isolate ETL-2024a chromosome 10, EG11, whole genome shotgun sequence genomic window carries:
- the LOC105053047 gene encoding sucrose synthase 1 isoform X4 yields MFHDKESMYPLLNFLQAHNYKGMKMMLNDRVQSLSALQAALRKAEEYLLNIPADTPYSEFNHRFQELGLEKGWGDTAQHVSETIHLLHDLLEAPDPCTLEKFLGTIPMVFNVVILSPHGYFAQANVLGYPDTGGQIVYILDQVRALESEMLLRIKQQGINITPRILIVTRLLPDAVGTTCGQRLEKVLGTEHTHILRVPFRTEKGILRKWISRFDVWPYLETYAEDVANELAGELHATPDLIIGNYSDGNLVASLLAHKLGVTQCTIAHALEKTKYPNSDIYWKKFENQYHFSCQFTADLIAMNHADFIITSTYQEIAGSKDTVGQYESHIAFTLPGLYRVVHGIDAFDPKFNIVSPGADALIYFPYMEEVKRLTSLHPEIEELLFSSVENSEHKFVLNDRKKPIVFSMARLDRVKNITGLVELYGRNARLRELVNLVVVAGDHGKESKDLEEQEELKKMHRLIEEYKLNGQIRWISAQMNRVRNGELYRYIADTKGAFIQPAFYEPFGLTVIEAMTCGLPTFATCNGGPAEIIVHGVSGFHIDPYQGDKAAELLVSFFEKCREDPTHWNKISQGGLKRIEEKYTWKLYSERLMTLAGVYGFWKYVSKLERRETRRYLEMFYALKYRHLAHSVPLAVDGETITNGPK; encoded by the exons ATGTTTCATGACAAAGAAAGCATGTACCCACTGCTTAATTTTCTCCAGGCACACAATTATAAGGGAATG AAGATGATGTTAAATGATAGAGTACAAAGCCTTAGTGCTCTCCAAGCTGCACTGAGGAAGGCAGAGGAATATCTATTGAATATCCCAGCAGACACTCCTTATTCAGAGTTCAATCACCG ATTTCAAGAGCTTGGTTTGGAAAAGGGTTGGGGTGACACTGCACAGCATGTAAGCGAGACAATTCATCTACTCCATGATCTTCTTGAGGCACCGGATCCTTGTACCCTAGAGAAATTTCTTGGGACAATTCCTATGGTGTTTAATGTTGTCATTTTATCTCCACATGGTTACTTTGCCCAAGCTAATGTTTTGGGATACCCCGACACCGGGGGCCAG attgTCTATATTTTGGATCAAGTTCGTGCACTAGAGAGCGAGATGCTTCTTAGAATAAAGCAGCAAGGCATCAATATCACTCCTCGAATTCTTATT GTGACTAGATTACTACCTGATGCAGTAGGCACCACTTGCGGTCAGCGGCTTGAGAAAGTCCTCGGCACAGAGCACACACACATTCTGCGGGTTCCATTTAGAACAGAAAAGGGAATCCTTCGTAAATGGATCTCGCGTTTTGATGTATGGCCTTACCTGGAAACTTATGCTGAG GATGTTGCAAATGAACTGGCTGGAGAACTCCACGCAACTCCAGATCTCATTATTGGAAACTATAGTGATGGAAACCTAGTAGCATCTTTGCTGGCACATAAACTAGGAGTTACTCAG TGTACTATTGCCCATGCCTTGGAGAAGACAAAGTATCCAAATTCAGATATATActggaaaaaatttgagaaccAGTACCATTTTTCTTGCCAGTTTACTGCTGATTTAATTGCCATGAATCATGCTGATTTCATTATCACCAGTACTTACCAAGAGATTGCTGGAAG CAAGGACACTGTGGGGCAGTATGAGTCTCACATTGCATTTACCCTCCCTGGGCTCTACCGAGTGGTTCATGGAATTGATGCGTTTGATCCAAAGTTCAACATTGTCTCACCTGGAGCTGATGCGTTGATTTACTTCCCTTACATGGAGGAGGTTAAGAGATTGACTTCTCTCCACCCTGAAATTGAGGAGCTCCTTTTCAGTTCTGTAGAGAACTCTGAACACAA GTTTGTGTTGAATGATCGGAAAAAGCCTATAGTCTTCTCGATGGCAAGATTGGACCGTGTGAAGAACATAACAGGTCTAGTTGAGCTATATGGAAGGAATGCCCGTCTGAGGGAACTGGTCAACCTTGTTGTTGTGGCTGGTGACCATGGGAAGGAATCCAAGGATCTTGAGGAACAAGAAGAGCTAAAGAAGATGCACAGGCTCATCGAGGAGTACAAATTGAATGGCCAGATCCGATGGATCTCTGCCCAGATGAACAGGGTTCGCAACGGGGAGCTGTATCGCTACATTGCTGATACCAAAGGAGCCTTTATACAG CCTGCCTTTTATGAACCATTTGGGCTGACAGTCATTGAAGCCATGACATGTGGCCTGCCGACATTTGCAACATGCAATGGAGGGCCGGCAGAGATCATAGTTCATGGTGTTTCTGGCTTCCACATTGATCCTTACCAGGGAGACAAAGCTGCAGAGCTTTTGGTCAGTTTCTTTGAGAAATGTAGGGAAGACCCCACCCACTGGAACAAAATTTCACAAGGAGGGCTGAAGCGAATTGAAGAGAA GTACACTTGGAAGCTATATTCTGAAAGGTTGATGACATTGGCTGGTGTATATGGGTTTTGGAAGTATGTCTCAAAGCTCGAAAGGCGAGAGACCCGTCGTTACCTTGAGATGTTTTATGCCCTCAAATATCGTCACTTG GCACATTCTGTTCCATTGGCTGTTGATGGAGAGACCATTACCAATGGACCGAAATAG
- the LOC105053047 gene encoding sucrose synthase 1 isoform X2 produces MAEHKLTRIHSFRDHLSDSLSAHPSELFALFSRFVNQERGMLQPHQLLAEFEAVFSEGERQALKDGVFESVLRAAQEAIVIRPWVALAIRPRPGVWEYLQVNVSELAVEELTVSEYLQFKEQLVNGGNQDNFVLELDFEPFNASFPRPSLSKSIGNGVQFLNRHLSSKMFHDKESMYPLLNFLQAHNYKGMKMMLNDRVQSLSALQAALRKAEEYLLNIPADTPYSEFNHRFQELGLEKGWGDTAQHVSETIHLLHDLLEAPDPCTLEKFLGTIPMVFNVVILSPHGYFAQANVLGYPDTGGQIVYILDQVRALESEMLLRIKQQGINITPRILIVTRLLPDAVGTTCGQRLEKVLGTEHTHILRVPFRTEKGILRKWISRFDVWPYLETYAEDVANELAGELHATPDLIIGNYSDGNLVASLLAHKLGVTQCTIAHALEKTKYPNSDIYWKKFENQYHFSCQFTADLIAMNHADFIITSTYQEIAGSKDTVGQYESHIAFTLPGLYRVVHGIDAFDPKFNIVSPGADALIYFPYMEEVKRLTSLHPEIEELLFSSVENSEHKFVLNDRKKPIVFSMARLDRVKNITGLVELYGRNARLRELVNLVVVAGDHGKESKDLEEQEELKKMHRLIEEYKLNGQIRWISAQMNRVRNGELYRYIADTKGAFIQPAFYEPFGLTVIEAMTCGLPTFATCNGGPAEIIVHGVSGFHIDPYQGDKAAELLVSFFEKCREDPTHWNKISQGGLKRIEEKYTWKLYSERLMTLAGVYGFWKYVSKLERRETRRYLEMFYALKYRHLAHSVPLAVDGETITNGPK; encoded by the exons ATGGCCGAGCACAAGTTGACTCGCATCCATAGTTTCCGGGATCATCTTAGTGATTCTCTCTCTGCCCATCCAAGCGAATTGTTTGCCCTCTTTTCAAG GTTTGTTAACCAGGAAAGGGGAATGCTGCAACCTCATCAGTTGCTTGCCGAGTTTGAAGCTGTATTCTCCGAGGGAGAGAGGCAAGCACTGAAAGATGGAGTCTTTGAAAGTGTTTTGAGAGCTGCGCAG GAAGCGATTGTCATACGACCCTGGGTTGCTCTTGCTATTCGTCCAAGGCCCGGTGTCTGGGAGTATCTGCAAGTTAATGTGAGTGAACTGGCTGTGGAGGAGTTGACTGTATCTGAATACTTGCAGTTTAAGGAGCAACTTGTGAATGGAG GTAACCAGGATAACTTTGTGTTGGAGTTGGACTTTGAACCATTCAATGCTTCCTTTCCTCGGCCTTCACTGTCGAAATCTATTGGTAATGGAGTGCAATTCCTTAATCGTCACCTCTCTTCAAAAATGTTTCATGACAAAGAAAGCATGTACCCACTGCTTAATTTTCTCCAGGCACACAATTATAAGGGAATG AAGATGATGTTAAATGATAGAGTACAAAGCCTTAGTGCTCTCCAAGCTGCACTGAGGAAGGCAGAGGAATATCTATTGAATATCCCAGCAGACACTCCTTATTCAGAGTTCAATCACCG ATTTCAAGAGCTTGGTTTGGAAAAGGGTTGGGGTGACACTGCACAGCATGTAAGCGAGACAATTCATCTACTCCATGATCTTCTTGAGGCACCGGATCCTTGTACCCTAGAGAAATTTCTTGGGACAATTCCTATGGTGTTTAATGTTGTCATTTTATCTCCACATGGTTACTTTGCCCAAGCTAATGTTTTGGGATACCCCGACACCGGGGGCCAG attgTCTATATTTTGGATCAAGTTCGTGCACTAGAGAGCGAGATGCTTCTTAGAATAAAGCAGCAAGGCATCAATATCACTCCTCGAATTCTTATT GTGACTAGATTACTACCTGATGCAGTAGGCACCACTTGCGGTCAGCGGCTTGAGAAAGTCCTCGGCACAGAGCACACACACATTCTGCGGGTTCCATTTAGAACAGAAAAGGGAATCCTTCGTAAATGGATCTCGCGTTTTGATGTATGGCCTTACCTGGAAACTTATGCTGAG GATGTTGCAAATGAACTGGCTGGAGAACTCCACGCAACTCCAGATCTCATTATTGGAAACTATAGTGATGGAAACCTAGTAGCATCTTTGCTGGCACATAAACTAGGAGTTACTCAG TGTACTATTGCCCATGCCTTGGAGAAGACAAAGTATCCAAATTCAGATATATActggaaaaaatttgagaaccAGTACCATTTTTCTTGCCAGTTTACTGCTGATTTAATTGCCATGAATCATGCTGATTTCATTATCACCAGTACTTACCAAGAGATTGCTGGAAG CAAGGACACTGTGGGGCAGTATGAGTCTCACATTGCATTTACCCTCCCTGGGCTCTACCGAGTGGTTCATGGAATTGATGCGTTTGATCCAAAGTTCAACATTGTCTCACCTGGAGCTGATGCGTTGATTTACTTCCCTTACATGGAGGAGGTTAAGAGATTGACTTCTCTCCACCCTGAAATTGAGGAGCTCCTTTTCAGTTCTGTAGAGAACTCTGAACACAA GTTTGTGTTGAATGATCGGAAAAAGCCTATAGTCTTCTCGATGGCAAGATTGGACCGTGTGAAGAACATAACAGGTCTAGTTGAGCTATATGGAAGGAATGCCCGTCTGAGGGAACTGGTCAACCTTGTTGTTGTGGCTGGTGACCATGGGAAGGAATCCAAGGATCTTGAGGAACAAGAAGAGCTAAAGAAGATGCACAGGCTCATCGAGGAGTACAAATTGAATGGCCAGATCCGATGGATCTCTGCCCAGATGAACAGGGTTCGCAACGGGGAGCTGTATCGCTACATTGCTGATACCAAAGGAGCCTTTATACAG CCTGCCTTTTATGAACCATTTGGGCTGACAGTCATTGAAGCCATGACATGTGGCCTGCCGACATTTGCAACATGCAATGGAGGGCCGGCAGAGATCATAGTTCATGGTGTTTCTGGCTTCCACATTGATCCTTACCAGGGAGACAAAGCTGCAGAGCTTTTGGTCAGTTTCTTTGAGAAATGTAGGGAAGACCCCACCCACTGGAACAAAATTTCACAAGGAGGGCTGAAGCGAATTGAAGAGAA GTACACTTGGAAGCTATATTCTGAAAGGTTGATGACATTGGCTGGTGTATATGGGTTTTGGAAGTATGTCTCAAAGCTCGAAAGGCGAGAGACCCGTCGTTACCTTGAGATGTTTTATGCCCTCAAATATCGTCACTTG GCACATTCTGTTCCATTGGCTGTTGATGGAGAGACCATTACCAATGGACCGAAATAG
- the LOC105053047 gene encoding sucrose synthase 1 isoform X1 produces the protein MAEHKLTRIHSFRDHLSDSLSAHPSELFALFSRFVNQERGMLQPHQLLAEFEAVFSEGERQALKDGVFESVLRAAQEAIVIRPWVALAIRPRPGVWEYLQVNVSELAVEELTVSEYLQFKEQLVNGGGNQDNFVLELDFEPFNASFPRPSLSKSIGNGVQFLNRHLSSKMFHDKESMYPLLNFLQAHNYKGMKMMLNDRVQSLSALQAALRKAEEYLLNIPADTPYSEFNHRFQELGLEKGWGDTAQHVSETIHLLHDLLEAPDPCTLEKFLGTIPMVFNVVILSPHGYFAQANVLGYPDTGGQIVYILDQVRALESEMLLRIKQQGINITPRILIVTRLLPDAVGTTCGQRLEKVLGTEHTHILRVPFRTEKGILRKWISRFDVWPYLETYAEDVANELAGELHATPDLIIGNYSDGNLVASLLAHKLGVTQCTIAHALEKTKYPNSDIYWKKFENQYHFSCQFTADLIAMNHADFIITSTYQEIAGSKDTVGQYESHIAFTLPGLYRVVHGIDAFDPKFNIVSPGADALIYFPYMEEVKRLTSLHPEIEELLFSSVENSEHKFVLNDRKKPIVFSMARLDRVKNITGLVELYGRNARLRELVNLVVVAGDHGKESKDLEEQEELKKMHRLIEEYKLNGQIRWISAQMNRVRNGELYRYIADTKGAFIQPAFYEPFGLTVIEAMTCGLPTFATCNGGPAEIIVHGVSGFHIDPYQGDKAAELLVSFFEKCREDPTHWNKISQGGLKRIEEKYTWKLYSERLMTLAGVYGFWKYVSKLERRETRRYLEMFYALKYRHLAHSVPLAVDGETITNGPK, from the exons ATGGCCGAGCACAAGTTGACTCGCATCCATAGTTTCCGGGATCATCTTAGTGATTCTCTCTCTGCCCATCCAAGCGAATTGTTTGCCCTCTTTTCAAG GTTTGTTAACCAGGAAAGGGGAATGCTGCAACCTCATCAGTTGCTTGCCGAGTTTGAAGCTGTATTCTCCGAGGGAGAGAGGCAAGCACTGAAAGATGGAGTCTTTGAAAGTGTTTTGAGAGCTGCGCAG GAAGCGATTGTCATACGACCCTGGGTTGCTCTTGCTATTCGTCCAAGGCCCGGTGTCTGGGAGTATCTGCAAGTTAATGTGAGTGAACTGGCTGTGGAGGAGTTGACTGTATCTGAATACTTGCAGTTTAAGGAGCAACTTGTGAATGGAGGAGG TAACCAGGATAACTTTGTGTTGGAGTTGGACTTTGAACCATTCAATGCTTCCTTTCCTCGGCCTTCACTGTCGAAATCTATTGGTAATGGAGTGCAATTCCTTAATCGTCACCTCTCTTCAAAAATGTTTCATGACAAAGAAAGCATGTACCCACTGCTTAATTTTCTCCAGGCACACAATTATAAGGGAATG AAGATGATGTTAAATGATAGAGTACAAAGCCTTAGTGCTCTCCAAGCTGCACTGAGGAAGGCAGAGGAATATCTATTGAATATCCCAGCAGACACTCCTTATTCAGAGTTCAATCACCG ATTTCAAGAGCTTGGTTTGGAAAAGGGTTGGGGTGACACTGCACAGCATGTAAGCGAGACAATTCATCTACTCCATGATCTTCTTGAGGCACCGGATCCTTGTACCCTAGAGAAATTTCTTGGGACAATTCCTATGGTGTTTAATGTTGTCATTTTATCTCCACATGGTTACTTTGCCCAAGCTAATGTTTTGGGATACCCCGACACCGGGGGCCAG attgTCTATATTTTGGATCAAGTTCGTGCACTAGAGAGCGAGATGCTTCTTAGAATAAAGCAGCAAGGCATCAATATCACTCCTCGAATTCTTATT GTGACTAGATTACTACCTGATGCAGTAGGCACCACTTGCGGTCAGCGGCTTGAGAAAGTCCTCGGCACAGAGCACACACACATTCTGCGGGTTCCATTTAGAACAGAAAAGGGAATCCTTCGTAAATGGATCTCGCGTTTTGATGTATGGCCTTACCTGGAAACTTATGCTGAG GATGTTGCAAATGAACTGGCTGGAGAACTCCACGCAACTCCAGATCTCATTATTGGAAACTATAGTGATGGAAACCTAGTAGCATCTTTGCTGGCACATAAACTAGGAGTTACTCAG TGTACTATTGCCCATGCCTTGGAGAAGACAAAGTATCCAAATTCAGATATATActggaaaaaatttgagaaccAGTACCATTTTTCTTGCCAGTTTACTGCTGATTTAATTGCCATGAATCATGCTGATTTCATTATCACCAGTACTTACCAAGAGATTGCTGGAAG CAAGGACACTGTGGGGCAGTATGAGTCTCACATTGCATTTACCCTCCCTGGGCTCTACCGAGTGGTTCATGGAATTGATGCGTTTGATCCAAAGTTCAACATTGTCTCACCTGGAGCTGATGCGTTGATTTACTTCCCTTACATGGAGGAGGTTAAGAGATTGACTTCTCTCCACCCTGAAATTGAGGAGCTCCTTTTCAGTTCTGTAGAGAACTCTGAACACAA GTTTGTGTTGAATGATCGGAAAAAGCCTATAGTCTTCTCGATGGCAAGATTGGACCGTGTGAAGAACATAACAGGTCTAGTTGAGCTATATGGAAGGAATGCCCGTCTGAGGGAACTGGTCAACCTTGTTGTTGTGGCTGGTGACCATGGGAAGGAATCCAAGGATCTTGAGGAACAAGAAGAGCTAAAGAAGATGCACAGGCTCATCGAGGAGTACAAATTGAATGGCCAGATCCGATGGATCTCTGCCCAGATGAACAGGGTTCGCAACGGGGAGCTGTATCGCTACATTGCTGATACCAAAGGAGCCTTTATACAG CCTGCCTTTTATGAACCATTTGGGCTGACAGTCATTGAAGCCATGACATGTGGCCTGCCGACATTTGCAACATGCAATGGAGGGCCGGCAGAGATCATAGTTCATGGTGTTTCTGGCTTCCACATTGATCCTTACCAGGGAGACAAAGCTGCAGAGCTTTTGGTCAGTTTCTTTGAGAAATGTAGGGAAGACCCCACCCACTGGAACAAAATTTCACAAGGAGGGCTGAAGCGAATTGAAGAGAA GTACACTTGGAAGCTATATTCTGAAAGGTTGATGACATTGGCTGGTGTATATGGGTTTTGGAAGTATGTCTCAAAGCTCGAAAGGCGAGAGACCCGTCGTTACCTTGAGATGTTTTATGCCCTCAAATATCGTCACTTG GCACATTCTGTTCCATTGGCTGTTGATGGAGAGACCATTACCAATGGACCGAAATAG
- the LOC105053043 gene encoding uncharacterized protein, translating into MAASKDIVSYPSFSELDKESHDEEDFQSDFWSVPKKKAFSSGHRSLRQGDPYQLRDENDFLDGYDSGEESCISPQPKAHPEVNLKNVLGGIVAILTGRSKGHGIVQPRQISSTTFLGSESNGDSFLHPSVYIPSAPPLLETEAINYGAYRDVLEAEPPEWLPDSYTTVCMQCTSPFTALTRGRHHCRFCGGVFCRACTKGRCLLPVKFQERDPQRVCDACYDKLDPLQGILINSISNAMQSAKHDVMDWTSTRGWLNLPVGLSMEHEIYKAANTLRSYSQVARLNPEKSIPLAVLKGAKGLAILTVAKAGALLTYKLGTGLVVARRSDGSWSAPSAILSVGLGWGAQIGGELMDFIIVLHGSKAVKTFTSRMHFSLGGGLSAAAGPVGRVFEADLRAGDKGSGMCYTYSCSKGAFIGVSLEGNLVVTRMDANLRFYGDPYLTTTDILLGTVERPKAAAPLYSALNDLYWRLTC; encoded by the exons ATGGCAGCATCTAAAGATATAGTTTCATATCCTTCATTTTCTGAGCTTGATAAAGAAAGCCATGATGAGGAAGACTTCCAATCTGATTTCTGGAGTGTCCCCAAGAAAAAGGCTTTCTCATCGGGGCATAGATCCTTAAGACAAGGAGATCCTTATCAGTTAAGGGATGAGAATGACTTTCTTGATGGATATGATTCGGGTGAAGAGTCTTGCATTTCTCCACAGCCCAAAGCACACCCTGAAGTGAACCTGAAAAATGTCTTGGGTGGGATAGTTGCAATTCTCACTGGGAGGAGCAAAGGACATGGCATTGTTCAACCACGTCAAATTTCTAGTACAACATTTTTGGGATCTGAAAGCAATGGAGACAGTTTCTTACATCCCTCAGTGTACATACCGAGTGCACCACCATTGCTTGAGACAGAAGCCATTAACTATGGTGCTTATAGGGATGTACTAGAAGCAGAACCTCCAGAGTGGCTTCCAGATAGTTATACTACAGTCTGCATGCAGTGCACTTCTCCTTTCACTGCCCTTACCCGTGGAAGGCATCACTGCCGATTCTGTGGAGGTGTTTTCTGTAGAGCATGCACGAAAGGAAGATGCTTGTTGCCTGTCAAGTTCCAAGAGCGAGATCCTCAGAGAGTGTGTGATGCCTGTTATGATAAGTTGGATCCCTTGCAAGGAATATTGATTAACTCTATTAGTAATGCCATGCAGTCAGCAAAACATGATGTTATGGATTGGACATCCACAAGAGGGTGGTTAAATTTGCCTGTGGGTTTATCAATGGAACATGAGATATATAAAGCAGCAAACACTTTAAGGAGTTATAGCCAG GTTGCTAGATTGAATCCTGAGAAGTCTATTCCTCTGGCTGTCCTAAAAGGAGCAAAAGGACTAGCTATTCTGACAGTTGCCAAGGCTGGTGCACTTCTTACTTACAAATTAGGAACAGGTCTAGTAGTTGCTCGAAGGTCAGATGGGTCATGGTCTGCACCATCTGCAATTCTCTCTGTTGGTCTAGGATGGGGTGCGCAG ATTGGGGGAGAACTCATGGACTTCATCATTGTTCTACATGGTTCTAAAGCTGTCAAGACATTTACTAGCCGCATGCATTTTTCCCTTGGGGGAGGTTTGAGTGCAGCAGCAGGACCAGTTGGGAGAGTCTTTGAAGCAGATCTCCGAGCTGGAGACAAAGGATCTGGAATGTGTTACACTTATAGTTGTAGCAAAG GTGCTTTTATTGGAGTCTCATTGGAAGGCAACCTTGTCGTGACACGGATGGATGCTAATCTGCGCTTCTATGGTGATCCTTATCTGACGACAACCGACATACTTCTGGGAACAGTAGAGAGACCTAAAGCTGCTGCGCCGTTGTATTCTGCTCTGAATGACCTCTACTGGAGGCTGACATGTTAA
- the LOC105053047 gene encoding sucrose synthase 1 isoform X3 produces MAEHKLTRIHSFRDHLSDSLSAHPSELFALFSRFVNQERGMLQPHQLLAEFEAVFSEGERQALKDGVFESVLRAAQEAIVIRPWVALAIRPRPGVWEYLQVNKMMLNDRVQSLSALQAALRKAEEYLLNIPADTPYSEFNHRFQELGLEKGWGDTAQHVSETIHLLHDLLEAPDPCTLEKFLGTIPMVFNVVILSPHGYFAQANVLGYPDTGGQIVYILDQVRALESEMLLRIKQQGINITPRILIVTRLLPDAVGTTCGQRLEKVLGTEHTHILRVPFRTEKGILRKWISRFDVWPYLETYAEDVANELAGELHATPDLIIGNYSDGNLVASLLAHKLGVTQCTIAHALEKTKYPNSDIYWKKFENQYHFSCQFTADLIAMNHADFIITSTYQEIAGSKDTVGQYESHIAFTLPGLYRVVHGIDAFDPKFNIVSPGADALIYFPYMEEVKRLTSLHPEIEELLFSSVENSEHKFVLNDRKKPIVFSMARLDRVKNITGLVELYGRNARLRELVNLVVVAGDHGKESKDLEEQEELKKMHRLIEEYKLNGQIRWISAQMNRVRNGELYRYIADTKGAFIQPAFYEPFGLTVIEAMTCGLPTFATCNGGPAEIIVHGVSGFHIDPYQGDKAAELLVSFFEKCREDPTHWNKISQGGLKRIEEKYTWKLYSERLMTLAGVYGFWKYVSKLERRETRRYLEMFYALKYRHLAHSVPLAVDGETITNGPK; encoded by the exons ATGGCCGAGCACAAGTTGACTCGCATCCATAGTTTCCGGGATCATCTTAGTGATTCTCTCTCTGCCCATCCAAGCGAATTGTTTGCCCTCTTTTCAAG GTTTGTTAACCAGGAAAGGGGAATGCTGCAACCTCATCAGTTGCTTGCCGAGTTTGAAGCTGTATTCTCCGAGGGAGAGAGGCAAGCACTGAAAGATGGAGTCTTTGAAAGTGTTTTGAGAGCTGCGCAG GAAGCGATTGTCATACGACCCTGGGTTGCTCTTGCTATTCGTCCAAGGCCCGGTGTCTGGGAGTATCTGCAAGTTAAT AAGATGATGTTAAATGATAGAGTACAAAGCCTTAGTGCTCTCCAAGCTGCACTGAGGAAGGCAGAGGAATATCTATTGAATATCCCAGCAGACACTCCTTATTCAGAGTTCAATCACCG ATTTCAAGAGCTTGGTTTGGAAAAGGGTTGGGGTGACACTGCACAGCATGTAAGCGAGACAATTCATCTACTCCATGATCTTCTTGAGGCACCGGATCCTTGTACCCTAGAGAAATTTCTTGGGACAATTCCTATGGTGTTTAATGTTGTCATTTTATCTCCACATGGTTACTTTGCCCAAGCTAATGTTTTGGGATACCCCGACACCGGGGGCCAG attgTCTATATTTTGGATCAAGTTCGTGCACTAGAGAGCGAGATGCTTCTTAGAATAAAGCAGCAAGGCATCAATATCACTCCTCGAATTCTTATT GTGACTAGATTACTACCTGATGCAGTAGGCACCACTTGCGGTCAGCGGCTTGAGAAAGTCCTCGGCACAGAGCACACACACATTCTGCGGGTTCCATTTAGAACAGAAAAGGGAATCCTTCGTAAATGGATCTCGCGTTTTGATGTATGGCCTTACCTGGAAACTTATGCTGAG GATGTTGCAAATGAACTGGCTGGAGAACTCCACGCAACTCCAGATCTCATTATTGGAAACTATAGTGATGGAAACCTAGTAGCATCTTTGCTGGCACATAAACTAGGAGTTACTCAG TGTACTATTGCCCATGCCTTGGAGAAGACAAAGTATCCAAATTCAGATATATActggaaaaaatttgagaaccAGTACCATTTTTCTTGCCAGTTTACTGCTGATTTAATTGCCATGAATCATGCTGATTTCATTATCACCAGTACTTACCAAGAGATTGCTGGAAG CAAGGACACTGTGGGGCAGTATGAGTCTCACATTGCATTTACCCTCCCTGGGCTCTACCGAGTGGTTCATGGAATTGATGCGTTTGATCCAAAGTTCAACATTGTCTCACCTGGAGCTGATGCGTTGATTTACTTCCCTTACATGGAGGAGGTTAAGAGATTGACTTCTCTCCACCCTGAAATTGAGGAGCTCCTTTTCAGTTCTGTAGAGAACTCTGAACACAA GTTTGTGTTGAATGATCGGAAAAAGCCTATAGTCTTCTCGATGGCAAGATTGGACCGTGTGAAGAACATAACAGGTCTAGTTGAGCTATATGGAAGGAATGCCCGTCTGAGGGAACTGGTCAACCTTGTTGTTGTGGCTGGTGACCATGGGAAGGAATCCAAGGATCTTGAGGAACAAGAAGAGCTAAAGAAGATGCACAGGCTCATCGAGGAGTACAAATTGAATGGCCAGATCCGATGGATCTCTGCCCAGATGAACAGGGTTCGCAACGGGGAGCTGTATCGCTACATTGCTGATACCAAAGGAGCCTTTATACAG CCTGCCTTTTATGAACCATTTGGGCTGACAGTCATTGAAGCCATGACATGTGGCCTGCCGACATTTGCAACATGCAATGGAGGGCCGGCAGAGATCATAGTTCATGGTGTTTCTGGCTTCCACATTGATCCTTACCAGGGAGACAAAGCTGCAGAGCTTTTGGTCAGTTTCTTTGAGAAATGTAGGGAAGACCCCACCCACTGGAACAAAATTTCACAAGGAGGGCTGAAGCGAATTGAAGAGAA GTACACTTGGAAGCTATATTCTGAAAGGTTGATGACATTGGCTGGTGTATATGGGTTTTGGAAGTATGTCTCAAAGCTCGAAAGGCGAGAGACCCGTCGTTACCTTGAGATGTTTTATGCCCTCAAATATCGTCACTTG GCACATTCTGTTCCATTGGCTGTTGATGGAGAGACCATTACCAATGGACCGAAATAG